A region from the Vigna radiata var. radiata cultivar VC1973A unplaced genomic scaffold, Vradiata_ver6 scaffold_133, whole genome shotgun sequence genome encodes:
- the LOC106753463 gene encoding serine carboxypeptidase-like 11 isoform X1, with translation MLSPTISKMNTISVICFNFNIIFLIVLLLFVSLSSQLGSKVEELPGFEGPLPFELETGYIGLGERDDDMQVFYYFIKSENDPAKDPLLLWLTGGPGCSSFSGLAFQIGPFAFKTEKYDGNVPNLVLRPQSWTKVSSIIFVDLPLGTGFSYAKNLTANRNDWKLVHHTHQFLRKWLIDHPEFLSNDFYMGGDSYSGIAGPAIVQEISKGNEIGLQPPINLQGYLLGNPLTTRKEKNEQIPFAHGMGLISDELYESLKRNCKEEYINVDFRNELCLRDLNYYDECLSGIDPYNILYRYCKDDSTKKHEGPWIRSLTQKFDSSLNSPLTEWDTRCQTYHFFLATQWANDQSVRKSLHIREGTKGKWERCWKSDFEEEISSSFVFHVNLSAKGYRSLIYSGDHDASIPFMSTQAWIRALNYSIVEDWRPWLLENQVAGYTRRYSNQMTFATVKGSGHTASQDKPDEGYAMFSRWIASKPL, from the exons ATGTTATCACCTACAATTTCCAAGATGAACACGATTTCTGTTATCtgtttcaattttaacattatttttctgaTTGTTCTTCTACTTTTCGTAAGCTTATCATCTCAGCTAGGTTCGAAAGTAGAAGAGCTTCCTGGTTTTGAAGGGCCTCTTCCATTTGAACTGGAAACGGG GTATATAGGATTGGGAGAAAGAGATGATGATATGCAAGTGTTTTACTACTTTATCAAGTCAGAGAATGACCCTGCAAAAG ATCCTCTTTTGCTTTGGCTAACTGGAGGTCCTGGTTGCTCTTCGTTTTCTGGTCTTGCTTTTCAAATAG GTCCGTTTGCATTCAAGACAGAGAAGTACGATGGGAACGTGCCAAATTTGGTGTTGAGGCCACAGTCCTGGACGAAG GTGTCTAGCATTATTTTTGTAGACTTGCCTTTAGGAACTGGCTTCTCGTATGCAAAAAATCTCACTGCTAATAGAAATGACTGGAAGTTAGTTCACCATACTCATCAATTTCTTAGGAAG TGGCTGATTGATCACCCCGAATTTCTTTCAAATGACTTTTACATGGGAGGTGATTCATATTCTGGCATAGCTGGCCCTGCCAttgttcaagaaatttcaaagg GAAATGAAATTGGTCTTCAACCACCAATAAATCTCCAG GGATATCTGCTAGGGAACCCATTAacaacaagaaaagaaaaaaatgaacaaatccCATTTGCTCATGGTATGGGACTTATTTCTGATGAACTCTATGAG TCACTGAAGAGAAATTGTaaagaagaatatataaatGTAGATTTTAGAAACGAATTGTGTTTAAGAGATCTCAACTACTATGATGAG TGCCTCTCAGGAATCGATCCATATAACATCTTGTATCGCTATTGCAAAGATGATTCTACTAAGAAACATGAAGGTCCATGGATTAGATCTCTGACTCAAAAGTTTGACTCCTCTCTTAATTCTCCTCTCACAGAGTGGGACACAAGATGCCAA ACATATCATTTTTTCCTTGCCACTCAATGGGCCAATGATCAGAGTGTTCGGAAATCGCTGCACATTCGAGAG GGAACAAAGGGTAAATGGGAACGTTGTTGGAAAAGTGATTTTGAGGAAGAGATCTCTAGTAGCTTCGTCTTTCATGTAAATCTCAGTGCGAAAGGATATCGTTCTTTAATATATAG TGGGGATCATGATGCAAGTATTCCTTTCATGTCGACTCAAGCATGGATCAGAGCTCTGAACTACTCCATTGTAGAAGATTGGAGGCCATGGCTTCTAGAAAACCAAGTTGCAGG ATACACAAGAAGATACTCTAATCAAATGACATTTGCAACTGTAAAG GGTTCAGGACACACAGCTTCTCAGGACAAGCCTGATGAAGGTTATGCCATGTTCAGCAGGTGGATAGCTAGTAAGCCTTTGTAA
- the LOC106753463 gene encoding serine carboxypeptidase-like 11 isoform X3: MLSPTISKMNTISVICFNFNIIFLIVLLLFVSLSSQLGSKVEELPGFEGPLPFELETGYIGLGERDDDMQVFYYFIKSENDPAKDPLLLWLTGGPGCSSFSGLAFQIGPFAFKTEKYDGNVPNLVLRPQSWTKVSSIIFVDLPLGTGFSYAKNLTANRNDWKLVHHTHQFLRKWLIDHPEFLSNDFYMGGDSYSGIAGPAIVQEISKGNEIGLQPPINLQGYLLGNPLTTRKEKNEQIPFAHGMGLISDELYECLSGIDPYNILYRYCKDDSTKKHEGPWIRSLTQKFDSSLNSPLTEWDTRCQTYHFFLATQWANDQSVRKSLHIREGTKGKWERCWKSDFEEEISSSFVFHVNLSAKGYRSLIYSGDHDASIPFMSTQAWIRALNYSIVEDWRPWLLENQVAGYTRRYSNQMTFATVKGSGHTASQDKPDEGYAMFSRWIASKPL; this comes from the exons ATGTTATCACCTACAATTTCCAAGATGAACACGATTTCTGTTATCtgtttcaattttaacattatttttctgaTTGTTCTTCTACTTTTCGTAAGCTTATCATCTCAGCTAGGTTCGAAAGTAGAAGAGCTTCCTGGTTTTGAAGGGCCTCTTCCATTTGAACTGGAAACGGG GTATATAGGATTGGGAGAAAGAGATGATGATATGCAAGTGTTTTACTACTTTATCAAGTCAGAGAATGACCCTGCAAAAG ATCCTCTTTTGCTTTGGCTAACTGGAGGTCCTGGTTGCTCTTCGTTTTCTGGTCTTGCTTTTCAAATAG GTCCGTTTGCATTCAAGACAGAGAAGTACGATGGGAACGTGCCAAATTTGGTGTTGAGGCCACAGTCCTGGACGAAG GTGTCTAGCATTATTTTTGTAGACTTGCCTTTAGGAACTGGCTTCTCGTATGCAAAAAATCTCACTGCTAATAGAAATGACTGGAAGTTAGTTCACCATACTCATCAATTTCTTAGGAAG TGGCTGATTGATCACCCCGAATTTCTTTCAAATGACTTTTACATGGGAGGTGATTCATATTCTGGCATAGCTGGCCCTGCCAttgttcaagaaatttcaaagg GAAATGAAATTGGTCTTCAACCACCAATAAATCTCCAG GGATATCTGCTAGGGAACCCATTAacaacaagaaaagaaaaaaatgaacaaatccCATTTGCTCATGGTATGGGACTTATTTCTGATGAACTCTATGAG TGCCTCTCAGGAATCGATCCATATAACATCTTGTATCGCTATTGCAAAGATGATTCTACTAAGAAACATGAAGGTCCATGGATTAGATCTCTGACTCAAAAGTTTGACTCCTCTCTTAATTCTCCTCTCACAGAGTGGGACACAAGATGCCAA ACATATCATTTTTTCCTTGCCACTCAATGGGCCAATGATCAGAGTGTTCGGAAATCGCTGCACATTCGAGAG GGAACAAAGGGTAAATGGGAACGTTGTTGGAAAAGTGATTTTGAGGAAGAGATCTCTAGTAGCTTCGTCTTTCATGTAAATCTCAGTGCGAAAGGATATCGTTCTTTAATATATAG TGGGGATCATGATGCAAGTATTCCTTTCATGTCGACTCAAGCATGGATCAGAGCTCTGAACTACTCCATTGTAGAAGATTGGAGGCCATGGCTTCTAGAAAACCAAGTTGCAGG ATACACAAGAAGATACTCTAATCAAATGACATTTGCAACTGTAAAG GGTTCAGGACACACAGCTTCTCAGGACAAGCCTGATGAAGGTTATGCCATGTTCAGCAGGTGGATAGCTAGTAAGCCTTTGTAA
- the LOC106753463 gene encoding serine carboxypeptidase-like 11 isoform X2, with product MLSPTISKMNTISVICFNFNIIFLIVLLLFVSLSSQLGSKVEELPGFEGPLPFELETGYIGLGERDDDMQVFYYFIKSENDPAKDPLLLWLTGGPGCSSFSGLAFQIGPFAFKTEKYDGNVPNLVLRPQSWTKVSSIIFVDLPLGTGFSYAKNLTANRNDWKLVHHTHQFLRKWLIDHPEFLSNDFYMGGDSYSGIAGPAIVQEISKGNEIGLQPPINLQGYLLGNPLTTRKEKNEQIPFAHGMGLISDELYESLKRNCKEEYINVDFRNELCLRDLNYYDECLSGIDPYNILYRYCKDDSTKKHEGPWIRSLTQKFDSSLNSPLTEWDTRCQTYHFFLATQWANDQSVRKSLHIREGTKGKWERCWKSDFEEEISSSFVFHVNLSAKGYRSLIYSGDHDASIPFMSTQAWIRALNYSIVEDWRPWLLENQVAGYTRRYSNQMTFATVKGSGHTASQDKPDEGYAMFSRWIASKPL from the exons ATGTTATCACCTACAATTTCCAAGATGAACACGATTTCTGTTATCtgtttcaattttaacattatttttctgaTTGTTCTTCTACTTTTCGTAAGCTTATCATCTCAGCTAGGTTCGAAAGTAGAAGAGCTTCCTGGTTTTGAAGGGCCTCTTCCATTTGAACTGGAAACGGG GTATATAGGATTGGGAGAAAGAGATGATGATATGCAAGTGTTTTACTACTTTATCAAGTCAGAGAATGACCCTGCAAAAGATCCTCTTTTGCTTTGGCTAACTGGAGGTCCTG GTTGCTCTTCGTTTTCTGGTCTTGCTTTTCAAATAG GTCCGTTTGCATTCAAGACAGAGAAGTACGATGGGAACGTGCCAAATTTGGTGTTGAGGCCACAGTCCTGGACGAAG GTGTCTAGCATTATTTTTGTAGACTTGCCTTTAGGAACTGGCTTCTCGTATGCAAAAAATCTCACTGCTAATAGAAATGACTGGAAGTTAGTTCACCATACTCATCAATTTCTTAGGAAG TGGCTGATTGATCACCCCGAATTTCTTTCAAATGACTTTTACATGGGAGGTGATTCATATTCTGGCATAGCTGGCCCTGCCAttgttcaagaaatttcaaagg GAAATGAAATTGGTCTTCAACCACCAATAAATCTCCAG GGATATCTGCTAGGGAACCCATTAacaacaagaaaagaaaaaaatgaacaaatccCATTTGCTCATGGTATGGGACTTATTTCTGATGAACTCTATGAG TCACTGAAGAGAAATTGTaaagaagaatatataaatGTAGATTTTAGAAACGAATTGTGTTTAAGAGATCTCAACTACTATGATGAG TGCCTCTCAGGAATCGATCCATATAACATCTTGTATCGCTATTGCAAAGATGATTCTACTAAGAAACATGAAGGTCCATGGATTAGATCTCTGACTCAAAAGTTTGACTCCTCTCTTAATTCTCCTCTCACAGAGTGGGACACAAGATGCCAA ACATATCATTTTTTCCTTGCCACTCAATGGGCCAATGATCAGAGTGTTCGGAAATCGCTGCACATTCGAGAG GGAACAAAGGGTAAATGGGAACGTTGTTGGAAAAGTGATTTTGAGGAAGAGATCTCTAGTAGCTTCGTCTTTCATGTAAATCTCAGTGCGAAAGGATATCGTTCTTTAATATATAG TGGGGATCATGATGCAAGTATTCCTTTCATGTCGACTCAAGCATGGATCAGAGCTCTGAACTACTCCATTGTAGAAGATTGGAGGCCATGGCTTCTAGAAAACCAAGTTGCAGG ATACACAAGAAGATACTCTAATCAAATGACATTTGCAACTGTAAAG GGTTCAGGACACACAGCTTCTCAGGACAAGCCTGATGAAGGTTATGCCATGTTCAGCAGGTGGATAGCTAGTAAGCCTTTGTAA
- the LOC106753463 gene encoding serine carboxypeptidase-like 11 isoform X4: MQVFYYFIKSENDPAKDPLLLWLTGGPGCSSFSGLAFQIGPFAFKTEKYDGNVPNLVLRPQSWTKVSSIIFVDLPLGTGFSYAKNLTANRNDWKLVHHTHQFLRKWLIDHPEFLSNDFYMGGDSYSGIAGPAIVQEISKGNEIGLQPPINLQGYLLGNPLTTRKEKNEQIPFAHGMGLISDELYESLKRNCKEEYINVDFRNELCLRDLNYYDECLSGIDPYNILYRYCKDDSTKKHEGPWIRSLTQKFDSSLNSPLTEWDTRCQTYHFFLATQWANDQSVRKSLHIREGTKGKWERCWKSDFEEEISSSFVFHVNLSAKGYRSLIYSGDHDASIPFMSTQAWIRALNYSIVEDWRPWLLENQVAGYTRRYSNQMTFATVKGSGHTASQDKPDEGYAMFSRWIASKPL, translated from the exons ATGCAAGTGTTTTACTACTTTATCAAGTCAGAGAATGACCCTGCAAAAG ATCCTCTTTTGCTTTGGCTAACTGGAGGTCCTGGTTGCTCTTCGTTTTCTGGTCTTGCTTTTCAAATAG GTCCGTTTGCATTCAAGACAGAGAAGTACGATGGGAACGTGCCAAATTTGGTGTTGAGGCCACAGTCCTGGACGAAG GTGTCTAGCATTATTTTTGTAGACTTGCCTTTAGGAACTGGCTTCTCGTATGCAAAAAATCTCACTGCTAATAGAAATGACTGGAAGTTAGTTCACCATACTCATCAATTTCTTAGGAAG TGGCTGATTGATCACCCCGAATTTCTTTCAAATGACTTTTACATGGGAGGTGATTCATATTCTGGCATAGCTGGCCCTGCCAttgttcaagaaatttcaaagg GAAATGAAATTGGTCTTCAACCACCAATAAATCTCCAG GGATATCTGCTAGGGAACCCATTAacaacaagaaaagaaaaaaatgaacaaatccCATTTGCTCATGGTATGGGACTTATTTCTGATGAACTCTATGAG TCACTGAAGAGAAATTGTaaagaagaatatataaatGTAGATTTTAGAAACGAATTGTGTTTAAGAGATCTCAACTACTATGATGAG TGCCTCTCAGGAATCGATCCATATAACATCTTGTATCGCTATTGCAAAGATGATTCTACTAAGAAACATGAAGGTCCATGGATTAGATCTCTGACTCAAAAGTTTGACTCCTCTCTTAATTCTCCTCTCACAGAGTGGGACACAAGATGCCAA ACATATCATTTTTTCCTTGCCACTCAATGGGCCAATGATCAGAGTGTTCGGAAATCGCTGCACATTCGAGAG GGAACAAAGGGTAAATGGGAACGTTGTTGGAAAAGTGATTTTGAGGAAGAGATCTCTAGTAGCTTCGTCTTTCATGTAAATCTCAGTGCGAAAGGATATCGTTCTTTAATATATAG TGGGGATCATGATGCAAGTATTCCTTTCATGTCGACTCAAGCATGGATCAGAGCTCTGAACTACTCCATTGTAGAAGATTGGAGGCCATGGCTTCTAGAAAACCAAGTTGCAGG ATACACAAGAAGATACTCTAATCAAATGACATTTGCAACTGTAAAG GGTTCAGGACACACAGCTTCTCAGGACAAGCCTGATGAAGGTTATGCCATGTTCAGCAGGTGGATAGCTAGTAAGCCTTTGTAA
- the LOC106753463 gene encoding serine carboxypeptidase-like 10 isoform X5 — protein sequence MGGDSYSGIAGPAIVQEISKGNEIGLQPPINLQGYLLGNPLTTRKEKNEQIPFAHGMGLISDELYESLKRNCKEEYINVDFRNELCLRDLNYYDECLSGIDPYNILYRYCKDDSTKKHEGPWIRSLTQKFDSSLNSPLTEWDTRCQTYHFFLATQWANDQSVRKSLHIREGTKGKWERCWKSDFEEEISSSFVFHVNLSAKGYRSLIYSGDHDASIPFMSTQAWIRALNYSIVEDWRPWLLENQVAGYTRRYSNQMTFATVKGSGHTASQDKPDEGYAMFSRWIASKPL from the exons ATGGGAGGTGATTCATATTCTGGCATAGCTGGCCCTGCCAttgttcaagaaatttcaaagg GAAATGAAATTGGTCTTCAACCACCAATAAATCTCCAG GGATATCTGCTAGGGAACCCATTAacaacaagaaaagaaaaaaatgaacaaatccCATTTGCTCATGGTATGGGACTTATTTCTGATGAACTCTATGAG TCACTGAAGAGAAATTGTaaagaagaatatataaatGTAGATTTTAGAAACGAATTGTGTTTAAGAGATCTCAACTACTATGATGAG TGCCTCTCAGGAATCGATCCATATAACATCTTGTATCGCTATTGCAAAGATGATTCTACTAAGAAACATGAAGGTCCATGGATTAGATCTCTGACTCAAAAGTTTGACTCCTCTCTTAATTCTCCTCTCACAGAGTGGGACACAAGATGCCAA ACATATCATTTTTTCCTTGCCACTCAATGGGCCAATGATCAGAGTGTTCGGAAATCGCTGCACATTCGAGAG GGAACAAAGGGTAAATGGGAACGTTGTTGGAAAAGTGATTTTGAGGAAGAGATCTCTAGTAGCTTCGTCTTTCATGTAAATCTCAGTGCGAAAGGATATCGTTCTTTAATATATAG TGGGGATCATGATGCAAGTATTCCTTTCATGTCGACTCAAGCATGGATCAGAGCTCTGAACTACTCCATTGTAGAAGATTGGAGGCCATGGCTTCTAGAAAACCAAGTTGCAGG ATACACAAGAAGATACTCTAATCAAATGACATTTGCAACTGTAAAG GGTTCAGGACACACAGCTTCTCAGGACAAGCCTGATGAAGGTTATGCCATGTTCAGCAGGTGGATAGCTAGTAAGCCTTTGTAA